Part of the Halorhabdus utahensis DSM 12940 genome, CACGACCGCAGGGTTCGGGGACGTGCTCGAAATCGGCCGCCAGGATCGGCCGTCGCTGTATGACCTCGACGCACGGAACCCCGAGCCGCTGGTCCCGGCCGAGTTACGCTTCGAGATCGACGAGCGTGTCACGCCCGAGGGCGTCGAACGCGCCGTCGATCCCGACGCCGTACGGACACTCGCCGCTTCGATCCCGGAGGACGTCGAGAGCGTCGCCGTCTGTCTGTTACACGCCTACGCCCATCCCGACAACGAGCGGACGGTCGCCAGCGTGCTTCAGGAGGCCGGCGACTGGTCGGTCTCGACGAGCCACGAGGTGCTGGGAACCTTCCGGGAGTACGAGCGAACCGCTACCACCGTCGCGGATGCCTACGTGACGCCGGTCATCGACGCGTACCTGGGTCGGCTGACCGAGCGGGCACACGAGCAGGGACTGCCTGCCCCGCGAGTCATGCAATCCAACGGCGGGATCGCCGATGCGGCGACCGTCCGCGAGCACGCGGTGACGACGCTGCTCTCGGGGCCGGCGGCGGGCGTTGTCGGTGCGGCGAGCGTGGCGGGCGAGGACCAACTGGTCACCTTCGACATGGGCGGCACCTCCGCGGACGTGGGACTGGTCACCGACGGCACGGCGGCGCGAACCACCGACGCGACGATCGCCGAGCGCCCGGTGGGCGTGCCGATGGTCGACGTCGAGACGGTCGGTGCAGGCGGGGGCTCCGTCGGCTGGGTCGACGAGGGTGGTGCGTTGCGCGTCGGTCCGAAATCAGCGGGGGCTGACCCCGGTCCGGCCTGCTACGGACGCGGCGGGACCGAGCCGACGGTCACCGATGCCGCACTCCAGTTGGGGTATCTCGGTGGCGAATCGTTCGGGGAGTTCGATCTCGATGCTGACGCCGCCGAAGCGGCGTTGACTGAACTCGCGGCCGCGGCCGACCTGGACGGCCCGGTGGCGGCAGCCAGGGGGATCTATCGCGTGGCCAACGCGACCATGACGCGGACGATCCGGTCGGCGACGGTCGAGCGTGGGCACGATCCCCGGGAATTCGCGCTCGTTGCCTTCGGCGGTGCGGGGCCGATGCACGCTGCCGCCCTGGCCGACCGACTCGGGATCGAGCGCGTTCTCGTCCCCGCGGCCAGCGGCGTGCTCTCGGCATACGGCCTGCTCGCCGCCGACGAGACGCACGACGCTGCTCGCACGCACCGGACGCAACTCGGATCGGCCGGCGTGGCGACGATCGAATCGAAATACGATGACCTGGACGCGAGCGTTCGGTCAGCTGCGAGCGACGCCGATCTCGCCACGATCGAACGCGAGGCCGACCTCCGGTACGCCGGCCAGCGCTACGAGGTGACCGTTCCGGCGACCGCTCCGTTCGACCCGGCGGCGATGCGCGACCGCTTCGGGGCCGCCCACGAGCGGGTCCGGGGCTACCGGCTGGACGACGAGCCGGTCGAACTCGTCACGCTCCGAACGAGCGCAACCATTCCGGGCGAGAATCCACCGCTTCCTGGCGTCGAGACGGCCGACAGCCGCCCGGGCGTCCGAAGCGTTTCCTTCGAGGGTATGTTTCGAGAGACGCCGGTGTACGATCGGGCTGGGCTCGCTGCCGGGACGTCCCTGGATGGGCCGGCCATCGTCGCCGGGGCCGAGAGTACGGTTGTCGTGCCGCCGGGCTGGCGGAGTACTACCGATCAGGGGACGCTCGTCCTGGAGGGGGGTGTGGCCTGATGAGCGACGGTCTCGATGCGATCGAGCTCGAAATCGTGCGCACCCAGCTAGCGGGGGTCGCCGAGGAGATGGGCGACGTGTTGATCCGCGGGGCGTACTCGCCGAACATCGCCGAGCGCCGGGACTGCTCGACGGCCATCTTCGCCGCCGACGGCCGACTGCTCGCCCAGGCCGAGCATATCCCGGTTCACCTCGGGGCGATGCCCGATGCCGTCGATGCGGTCCGCAAGCGTGATCCCGAACCCGGTGACGTCTTCGTCCTGAACGACCCCTACACCGGCGGGACTCACCTCCCGGATCTGACGATGGTCTCGCCGGTGGTCCACGGTGAGCGGATCGTGGCCTACGCCGCGTCCCGGGCCCACCACGCTGACGTGGGCGGCATGGCCCCCGGGAGCATGCCGGCGGGCGCGCGGGACATCTTTCAGGAGGGGCTGCGGATCCCGCCGACGCGCCTCGTGGCGGGCGGTGAGGTGCGGCAGGATATCGAAGAGCTCGTACTGGCGAACGTCCGCAATCCGGCAGAGCGCCGGGCGGACCTGCGTGCCCAGCGGGCCGCCAACGACCGCGGCGGTGAACGGATCGCCGACCTGCTGGCCGAGCACGGCGAGCGCCTCCGTTCGGCCTTCGACGCTGTCATCGAGTACTCCCGCGAGCGCGTCGAGGGGGAGATCGCGGCGCTGCCCGACGGTCGCTACGAAGCGCGCGACGTCCTGGAGGGTGACGGGATCACCGACGCGGACGTCCCCATCGAAGTCACGGTGACGATTGACGGCGACGCCATGGACGTGGACTTCGCGGGCACGGCCGAGCAGGTCGCGGGCAACGTCAACGCGCCGCTGTCGGTCGCGAAAAGTGCGGTCTACTTCGTCGTCCGGTGCGTGACCGACCCGGACGTCCCGCCCAACCAGGGGTGTTACGACCCGGTCACGGTCAGTGCCCCCAAGGGATCGCTGGTGAACCCCGAGCCGCCGGCGGCCGTCGTGGGTGGCAACGTCGAGACGAGCCAGCGGATCGCGGACGTGGTCTTTGCGGCCCTCGGCGAGGCTGCCCCCGAGCGCGTCCCGGCGGCTGGTCAGGGGACGATGAACAACCTCGTGATCGGGTCGCCCGCCTTCACCTACTACGAGACGATCGGCGGTGGTGCCGGCGCGACGGCTACTGCCGACGGGAGCGACGGCATCCAGGTGGGCATGACCAACACGGAGAACACGCCGATTGAGGCCCTCGAAGCGGCCTTCCCGCTCCGGGTCGAGGCATACGCGATCCGACGGGGAAGCGGTGGAGAGGGCGAGCGCGACGGTGGTGCCGGGCTTCGGCGGTCGATCCGGCTGGAGGCCGAGGCGACGGTATCGTTGCTGACCGAACGCCGTCGGCATCCACCGGCCGGTCGGGCTGGCGGCGGTGACGGTGCGACGGGTCAGAACCGCATCGACGGCGAGCGCGTCCCGGCGAAAACGACGCGAGAGGTCGCGGCCGGGACCGTCGTGACGATCCTGACACCGGGTGGCGGTGGCCATGGGCCGCCGGACGGGGACGCGGCCGGGAACACCGACTCGGCAGCGTCGGACGACGTTGGGAATGGATAACACTCTTGGGCGCCCCCGCAGAATCTCCGACAATGGCAGTGGATCGCCGCACAGCCGCGGTAGCTGTCCTCGGACTCCTCGCTGTCAGTGCGCTCGTTCTCTCGGCGGCGACGCTGACTGACGCGGCAGAATCAGAGGGTGACGGTGGCTGGATCAATCTCGGACCGGACGAGAATGCGGCAGGTGACATCTTCAGCGGGACGATCGATCTGCCGATCCCGTCGCAGTACCTCGACGAGTTGTGGACCCTGCTTGCCGCCGTTTCGGTTCTCCTTTTGCTTTCAAGTCTCATCGTCCTCGATCCGGATGAAATCATTCGTATCGTTGCCGGATTGCTGGTCACCCTGTCGGGTGGCGCGATCATCGGCCTTCTCATGGGTACTATCGGCATGGATGAATCACTGATCTCCATCAACGGGACTGTCACCAACGGGACAGGGTTGTCGCTGCCCACCGGCGAGTCCGCCTCGCCCAGTAGCGGTGCCCTCTCGCCGTATTTGCTGGGTGCGGGCGCGTTCGTGGTGCTGATCGCTGTCGGTCTCCTGTTTGCCCGGTCCGGCGACGAGGACGCCCTGGATGCTCTTGGGGAAGACAAAGACGAACCGGGCGGCGACACCGAGCGCCTGGTCTCGTTGGGGGAGGCCGCGGGGCGGGCCGCGGCGGGGATCGCGGCGTCGAACGTCGAGACGAGCAACGCCGTCTATTCGGCCTGGCTCGAAATGACCGACGCACTCGACGTGACGGATCCGGAGACCACCACTCCGGGCGAGTTCGCGGAGGCTGCCGTCGAGGCGGGGATGGAACCCGAGCATGTCGACGAACTCACCCGGCTGTTCGAGGACGTCCGATACGGTGACGCACCGGTCTCGCCGGCGCGGGCCGAGCGGGCAGAAGCGGCCCTAAGCCACATCGAGGCAGCCTACGCGGGTGATGGGGCATGACCGCCACGGATGGATCGACTGGCGAAACCGAGTTGAACGCACTGGGCGTCGGACGCGCCCTCGGTGTGCTCGGTCTGCTCGCGGTCCTGGGCGGTCTCGTGACGATCCTCCAGCCCTCGCTCGCGTCGGATACAGCATTCGGGTACGGCTTCGTGACGCTGCTAGGCGTCGTCATTCTGGCGGCCAGTCTGCGATACTGGGTCGGACTCGCACTGACGACGGTCGAGTCGGCGACGCCACCGTCAGTCGAGGAACGACGCGAGATCTCCATTCCGGGTGTCGCGTTCGATCGAACGCTCGCCGACCATCGACTCACGGCAGTCTCACGCCTGCGGGCCAGGCGGGACGTCCTCGACCGACTACGATCGGTTGCAGCCCGAATCCACGAACGGGACCACGGTGGTTCGGACGGGCAACCGGACGCCGACGTCTTCGGTGAGGACGCGGAGACGGTGCTGTTTGACGACGCCGACCGCGAGCAGGGGCTGACAGGCCGTCTGGCGGCCGTCCGGGCGAAGGGCACGCCGCTACAGCGCCGCGTCAGCGATGTCGTCGCCGAACTTGCACGCCAGTACGACGGCGAGCGCGTCTCGGTCGAATTCGACGTGCCCGAGCGGACGACAGCGACACGGCCATCCGCTCCCGGCCTGCGGGCGACCAATCGTTTTCGACTCCTCAAACCGATGGCGCTGTCGGCGGTCGGCGTGGGCGTCGTGTTCGGTTCGGCGGCGTTGCTTCTCGTCGGTGCGCTGTTCGGCGGTGTCGCCGTCTACGCTGCGGCCGATTCGCCGCCGACGGCTGCCGTTCGCGTCACTCGATCAGTCGAGACGGACCAGCCGGCCCCGGGTGAGTCCGTCCGGGTGACCGTCTCGATCGAGAACACGGGGGATCGGCTGCTCCCCGATCTCACGGTGATCGATCGGGTTCCGGAGGGGTGTTCGGTCACGGCCGGGTCACCACGGCACGGGACGTCGCTCCGGGCCGGCGCGACCGCGACCTTCGGGTACGAACTCGAGGCCGTCAGGGGTCACCACGAGTTCGGTGACGCGGCTGTCATCGTCCGGAACCTCTCGGGGTCGTTCGAACGTGTCGCGGATGTGTCCGCCGACGGTGACGCGTCGATCACGTACGATGTGACCGCGGTCACGGATCATTCTATCCCCCTGCGAAAACAGACGTCTCGAAGCGTCGGCCGTGTGGTCACTGACGTCGGTGGCAGCGGCATCGAACTCCACTCCGTCCGGGAGTACCGGACCGGCGATCCGCTCAACCGGATCGACTGGAACCGGGCGGCCGCCGGCGAGGATCTGGCGACGCTGCAGTTTCGCGAGGAACGATCGGCGACGGTCGTCCTGCTGGTCGATGCCCGGGTGGAAGCATACGTCGCCCCCGAGGCGGACGCACCGTCGGCCGTCGATCGTAGCGTCCTCGCGGCGGCCGAAAGCGCCTCGGCGCTGCTGGCTGCCGACGATCAGGTCGGGCTGGCCGCGCTCTCGCCCCGCACGTGCTGGATCGCTCCGAGTTCCGGGCACGCTCATCGGACCCGCATACACGAACAGCTGGCGAACGCGGAGGCCTTCGATCCACGACCGCCGGATCGGTCGTTCAAGCCCGCGATTCGCCTTCAGTCGATCCGCAAGCGGCTCCCGAGTGCTGCCCAGCTGCTGGTGTTCTCGCCGGTCTGTGACGACGAAGTCGTCGATGTCGTTCGCCGGCTGGGGGCCAGCGGACATGCGACCACGGTGATCAGCCCGAATGCCACGGGCGGCAGGACACCGGGTCGAACGCTGGCCCGGATCGAACGCAGTCTCCGCCTCTCACGACTTCGGGAGGCCGGTGTTCGCGTCGTCGACTGGGACGCCGAGGAATCACTCGCATTGTCTCTGGACAAAGCCGGCAGGCGGTGGTCGTGATGGCGGACACTGAATCGCCGACCCCGCGGTTGCTGCTCCCGGCCATCGCCGCGACGGCACTCGTCGTCGCCCTCACGGGCACAGTCCAGATAGCGGCACTCGTGGCACTCGGCGGTGCTGCTGGGGTGATCGCGGGGATGCGCCGGGGGTCGCGACTGGTCCTCGGGATCGGGGTTACGATCCAGTTCTGGGCGGTGGTCGTGGCTGCGCTCGGTGCGCTCCGAGTCGAACTCGTCCTCCTCGCGTCGATGGCGGTCGTGCTGTGCTGGGATCTCGGGGAACAAGCGATCACCGTCGCCGACCAGTTGGGCGCGACCGGTACCGGGACCCGACCGTTCGCCGTCCATGCCGCCGGGACGCTCCTCGTCGGGACACTCTGCTATTGTGGCGTTTACGGCCTCTATCAGATAGCCGGCGGTGGTCAGCCACTGCTTGCGCTCGTCTTGCTGTTGGGCGGTGGCACAGTCGTCCTGGCCGGGACGCGAATCTAGGGGTTCCAGGGCGCTGCTGCGCACTCAGTTTTCGACGTTGACGGGGATCCACCACACGCGACTCCGGCCACCGACTTTCTTCGAGGTCAGTTCCGTCGACGCCTGAAGCTCGTGCAACTTGTTCAGTGCCGTCCGGCGGGAACAGCCCAGTTCGTCGGCGACTTCGCTGGCCGTCAGCGGTTCGGCGTAGTCCGTCCGGTCGCTGAACACGTCGGTGACATCCTCGACTGAATACTCGACTTCACGGCCCGGTTCACTCATACGCCTCGTTCGAGGTCATCACATATATTTCTCACGTAGGTATTCTCGGTGGTGTTGCGCTGTTGTAACTGATTCCTGATGAACTAACCACCTGTTCGAGGGGGACAACACTCACATTGATCCATCGACTAGGTGCCCGCAGTGCAAGTCGATCGTCGCACGGTTGGGGTTGTGATCGTCGGGGTCTTGGGCGCGCTCGCGCTCGCGTTCGCGGCCGCGACGCTGACGAGTCCTGCCGCGCAGGGTGGGGGAAGCCTGGTTTCGACCGGGGACGGCTCGCCGGCGCTTTTTCAGCCCGACGAGACGCTCGACCCCGATCCGGGCCCACTCCCCGAACCGGGGCCAGTGTTGCAGGCGATTCTCGTCGGGCTGTTCGTCTTCACTGGCCTGGTCTCCGTCTATCTCCTCTCGATTCGTGATCTGGTGAATATCGTGATTGCCGTGTTCGTGGCCGGTCTCGGGTTCTGGCTGCTGATGGCATTGCTTTCGGCGTTGGTCGGCCCCAGTGGCGACATTGGCTCCGGCGAAGACACCGGTGCTGGACTCCCCAGCGGATCGGGTGGATTCGGACCGCTGACTGGCGAGGCGGCGCCGACGTCGCCGCTCTTGTTGGGTGCCATCGGCGTCGTCGCGGTGCTTGCACTGGTGATCCTCTTCGGGCTTTCGACCGACGAGCCCTCGCCTGAACAGGAATCCGAGCCCGACGACGAGGTGCCGCCGGAGACACTGACACCGGTCGGCGCCGCGGCCGGCCGTGCCGCCGACAAACTCGCTGACCAGACGACCTCGACATCGAACGCCGTCTACCGCGCCTGGGTGGACATGACCGAAGCCCTCGACGTCCAGAACCGGCAGTCGACGACGCCGGGGGAGTTCGCCGAGGCGGCGATCGAGGCGGGGATGAAACCCCGTGACGTCGAGGCACTCACCCAACTGTTCGAGGACGTGCGGTACGGCGACGCGGCCGTCTCAGACGAACGTGAACGCCAGGCAACCGACGCGCTACGACGGATCGAATCGACGTACGCCGGTGATGAGACGTGAGTGGGATGCGTGAACGCTCTCGGCGCCCCGACGAGGAGACGGAGGGGGCCGCCGCAGTCGGATTGGGCCGGTTTCTGAGTGTGCTCGGTGTGTTCGCGGTCGCGGTCGGCTTCCTGCTTTTGGTTTCGCCGGATCTCGGGGAGTCGCTCTCGGTGCAATACATCGTCGTGCTGGCGATCGGTGGGCTGTTGCTCTTGTTCGCCGCTCGCCGGTGGTTCAAACGACTGACTTCGTCGATCGACACCGCCGAAACCCCGCCTGTCGAGCGTCGAACGACGGTCTCGGTTCCGGGCGACGGTTTCGACAAACTGCTCGTCGACACCGCATCGAACGCGATGGGCCGGTTGCAGGTGAAGGCGACGGCCCGCGAGCGCATTCGTGCGGTTGCCAAAGTGGTGGTTAGTGGGGATCCCGAGGATATCGACGACCAACTTGCAGCCGGGGCCTGGAGTGATGATCCCGACGCCAACGCGCTGTTCTCGAACGGAACTGCCAGCGTCCGGGATCGGGTCTCGTCGTTCGTCAGCGGGACATCCATCCTGAAACGGCGGGTTGTCAGCGCAATCGAAGCCCTGGCCCGTCTCGCTGACGAGGATGTCGAATGGGAGGCCGAGCCGGTCGTCCCGGAAGTA contains:
- a CDS encoding hydantoinase B/oxoprolinase family protein, whose translation is MSDGLDAIELEIVRTQLAGVAEEMGDVLIRGAYSPNIAERRDCSTAIFAADGRLLAQAEHIPVHLGAMPDAVDAVRKRDPEPGDVFVLNDPYTGGTHLPDLTMVSPVVHGERIVAYAASRAHHADVGGMAPGSMPAGARDIFQEGLRIPPTRLVAGGEVRQDIEELVLANVRNPAERRADLRAQRAANDRGGERIADLLAEHGERLRSAFDAVIEYSRERVEGEIAALPDGRYEARDVLEGDGITDADVPIEVTVTIDGDAMDVDFAGTAEQVAGNVNAPLSVAKSAVYFVVRCVTDPDVPPNQGCYDPVTVSAPKGSLVNPEPPAAVVGGNVETSQRIADVVFAALGEAAPERVPAAGQGTMNNLVIGSPAFTYYETIGGGAGATATADGSDGIQVGMTNTENTPIEALEAAFPLRVEAYAIRRGSGGEGERDGGAGLRRSIRLEAEATVSLLTERRRHPPAGRAGGGDGATGQNRIDGERVPAKTTREVAAGTVVTILTPGGGGHGPPDGDAAGNTDSAASDDVGNG
- a CDS encoding hydantoinase/oxoprolinase family protein; the encoded protein is MSAGERTWLGVDVGGTFTDVVLVADGELTTAKVPTTTEQSEGVLTGIETACDSAGLDFAAVDRFRHATTAAVNATLESEGAKTALITTAGFGDVLEIGRQDRPSLYDLDARNPEPLVPAELRFEIDERVTPEGVERAVDPDAVRTLAASIPEDVESVAVCLLHAYAHPDNERTVASVLQEAGDWSVSTSHEVLGTFREYERTATTVADAYVTPVIDAYLGRLTERAHEQGLPAPRVMQSNGGIADAATVREHAVTTLLSGPAAGVVGAASVAGEDQLVTFDMGGTSADVGLVTDGTAARTTDATIAERPVGVPMVDVETVGAGGGSVGWVDEGGALRVGPKSAGADPGPACYGRGGTEPTVTDAALQLGYLGGESFGEFDLDADAAEAALTELAAAADLDGPVAAARGIYRVANATMTRTIRSATVERGHDPREFALVAFGGAGPMHAAALADRLGIERVLVPAASGVLSAYGLLAADETHDAARTHRTQLGSAGVATIESKYDDLDASVRSAASDADLATIEREADLRYAGQRYEVTVPATAPFDPAAMRDRFGAAHERVRGYRLDDEPVELVTLRTSATIPGENPPLPGVETADSRPGVRSVSFEGMFRETPVYDRAGLAAGTSLDGPAIVAGAESTVVVPPGWRSTTDQGTLVLEGGVA
- a CDS encoding DUF4129 domain-containing protein; amino-acid sequence: MAVDRRTAAVAVLGLLAVSALVLSAATLTDAAESEGDGGWINLGPDENAAGDIFSGTIDLPIPSQYLDELWTLLAAVSVLLLLSSLIVLDPDEIIRIVAGLLVTLSGGAIIGLLMGTIGMDESLISINGTVTNGTGLSLPTGESASPSSGALSPYLLGAGAFVVLIAVGLLFARSGDEDALDALGEDKDEPGGDTERLVSLGEAAGRAAAGIAASNVETSNAVYSAWLEMTDALDVTDPETTTPGEFAEAAVEAGMEPEHVDELTRLFEDVRYGDAPVSPARAERAEAALSHIEAAYAGDGA
- a CDS encoding DUF58 domain-containing protein, with amino-acid sequence MTATDGSTGETELNALGVGRALGVLGLLAVLGGLVTILQPSLASDTAFGYGFVTLLGVVILAASLRYWVGLALTTVESATPPSVEERREISIPGVAFDRTLADHRLTAVSRLRARRDVLDRLRSVAARIHERDHGGSDGQPDADVFGEDAETVLFDDADREQGLTGRLAAVRAKGTPLQRRVSDVVAELARQYDGERVSVEFDVPERTTATRPSAPGLRATNRFRLLKPMALSAVGVGVVFGSAALLLVGALFGGVAVYAAADSPPTAAVRVTRSVETDQPAPGESVRVTVSIENTGDRLLPDLTVIDRVPEGCSVTAGSPRHGTSLRAGATATFGYELEAVRGHHEFGDAAVIVRNLSGSFERVADVSADGDASITYDVTAVTDHSIPLRKQTSRSVGRVVTDVGGSGIELHSVREYRTGDPLNRIDWNRAAAGEDLATLQFREERSATVVLLVDARVEAYVAPEADAPSAVDRSVLAAAESASALLAADDQVGLAALSPRTCWIAPSSGHAHRTRIHEQLANAEAFDPRPPDRSFKPAIRLQSIRKRLPSAAQLLVFSPVCDDEVVDVVRRLGASGHATTVISPNATGGRTPGRTLARIERSLRLSRLREAGVRVVDWDAEESLALSLDKAGRRWS
- a CDS encoding helix-turn-helix domain-containing protein; translated protein: MSEPGREVEYSVEDVTDVFSDRTDYAEPLTASEVADELGCSRRTALNKLHELQASTELTSKKVGGRSRVWWIPVNVEN
- a CDS encoding DUF7519 family protein encodes the protein MADTESPTPRLLLPAIAATALVVALTGTVQIAALVALGGAAGVIAGMRRGSRLVLGIGVTIQFWAVVVAALGALRVELVLLASMAVVLCWDLGEQAITVADQLGATGTGTRPFAVHAAGTLLVGTLCYCGVYGLYQIAGGGQPLLALVLLLGGGTVVLAGTRI
- a CDS encoding DUF4129 domain-containing protein; translated protein: MQVDRRTVGVVIVGVLGALALAFAAATLTSPAAQGGGSLVSTGDGSPALFQPDETLDPDPGPLPEPGPVLQAILVGLFVFTGLVSVYLLSIRDLVNIVIAVFVAGLGFWLLMALLSALVGPSGDIGSGEDTGAGLPSGSGGFGPLTGEAAPTSPLLLGAIGVVAVLALVILFGLSTDEPSPEQESEPDDEVPPETLTPVGAAAGRAADKLADQTTSTSNAVYRAWVDMTEALDVQNRQSTTPGEFAEAAIEAGMKPRDVEALTQLFEDVRYGDAAVSDERERQATDALRRIESTYAGDET